One genomic window of Malaciobacter molluscorum LMG 25693 includes the following:
- a CDS encoding primosomal protein N', translating to MKYYELSILKSPLSNLTYQSTQTLQIGTKVLVKLAKIKKLCEAVIIKEVEQPTFKCVDINSITDEYYSKDMIEISGFISKYYVCSLGEALSIYTPFDKTLEKEFKYKKFECNISLSFKQQEAYDFLNEKKQALLFANTGSGKTEVYIKAISKHLNEQKQAVLLMPEISLTPQMQKRLEKVFDTSVAIWHSKVTKKRKKEIIEKLLKGEIRLIAGARSSLFLPFKNLGIIVVDEEHDESYKSDSKPRLQTKDLSLYIAKKYEVQLILGSATPSISSFKKVPYYRLTQTFFESKKFIEFDESDTNISAKILNRINNTLNNNHQVIIFLPTRANFKYQICTSCGKSVECPYCSVSMSLHKNDLALKCHYCGYTQQIPEFCPSCNTGIIHNLRVGTAQIEEELKQAFPEKIIKRFDRDEIKTDTKLKSVLNDFNKNKIDILVGTQMLSKGHDYHNVKLAVVLGIDSVLNMNSYKAREKALSLLIQIAGRSGRKGEGEVIVQTKNQEFFEYYFHEADYKDFLDEELEFREDLYPPFVKMARVIFSHANGLKVKDELDKYVKILKENTNIEVVGFGQCSIFKMANKYRYEILVRSSSVKSILQALHSINSTMVTIDMDTTH from the coding sequence ATGAAGTATTATGAATTATCTATTTTAAAATCTCCATTATCAAATCTAACTTATCAATCAACTCAAACTTTACAAATTGGAACAAAAGTTCTTGTCAAATTAGCAAAAATAAAAAAACTTTGTGAAGCTGTGATAATAAAAGAAGTAGAACAACCAACTTTTAAATGTGTGGATATAAATAGTATTACAGATGAATATTATAGTAAAGATATGATTGAAATTTCAGGCTTTATCTCTAAATATTATGTATGTAGTTTAGGTGAAGCATTAAGTATTTATACACCATTTGATAAAACATTAGAAAAAGAGTTTAAATATAAAAAATTTGAATGTAATATTTCATTATCTTTTAAACAGCAAGAAGCATATGATTTTTTAAATGAAAAAAAACAAGCCTTACTTTTTGCAAATACGGGAAGTGGAAAAACAGAAGTTTATATAAAAGCTATTTCAAAACATTTAAACGAACAAAAACAAGCTGTTTTATTAATGCCTGAAATATCTTTAACTCCCCAAATGCAAAAAAGACTCGAAAAAGTTTTTGATACAAGTGTTGCAATTTGGCACTCAAAAGTAACAAAGAAAAGGAAAAAAGAGATTATAGAAAAATTATTAAAAGGTGAGATTAGGTTGATTGCAGGTGCAAGGTCTTCTTTATTTTTACCTTTTAAAAATTTAGGAATAATTGTAGTTGATGAAGAACATGATGAATCATATAAAAGTGATTCTAAGCCAAGATTACAAACAAAAGATTTGAGTCTATATATTGCAAAAAAATATGAGGTTCAGTTGATTTTGGGAAGTGCAACACCCTCTATTTCTTCTTTTAAAAAAGTTCCTTATTATAGATTAACCCAAACTTTTTTTGAATCAAAAAAATTTATAGAATTTGATGAGAGTGATACAAATATATCTGCAAAAATTTTGAATAGAATAAATAATACTTTAAATAATAATCATCAAGTTATTATTTTTTTACCAACAAGGGCAAATTTTAAATATCAAATATGCACTAGTTGTGGAAAATCTGTTGAGTGTCCATATTGCTCTGTTTCTATGAGTTTACATAAAAATGATTTAGCTTTAAAATGTCATTATTGTGGATATACTCAACAAATTCCTGAATTTTGTCCCTCTTGTAATACAGGAATAATTCATAATCTTAGAGTAGGAACTGCACAAATAGAAGAAGAATTAAAACAAGCTTTTCCTGAAAAAATTATAAAAAGATTTGATAGAGATGAGATAAAAACAGATACAAAATTAAAATCAGTATTAAATGATTTTAATAAAAATAAAATTGATATTTTAGTTGGAACTCAAATGCTTTCGAAAGGACATGACTATCATAACGTAAAATTAGCAGTAGTTTTAGGAATAGATTCTGTTTTAAATATGAATTCATATAAAGCAAGAGAGAAGGCATTATCTTTGCTTATTCAAATTGCAGGAAGAAGTGGAAGAAAAGGTGAGGGTGAAGTAATAGTTCAAACAAAAAATCAAGAGTTTTTTGAATATTATTTTCATGAGGCTGATTATAAAGATTTTTTAGATGAAGAATTAGAATTTAGAGAAGATTTATATCCACCTTTTGTAAAAATGGCAAGGGTTATTTTCTCTCATGCAAATGGTTTGAAAGTAAAAGATGAATTAGATAAATATGTAAAAATATTAAAAGAAAATACTAATATTGAAGTTGTTGGATTTGGACAATGCTCAATATTTAAAATGGCAAATAAATATAGGTATGAAATATTAGTTCGTTCTTCTAGTGTTAAATCAATTTTACAAGCATTACATAGTATAAATTCTACTATGGTTACTATAGATATGGATACAACTCATTAA
- a CDS encoding tetrahydrodipicolinate N-succinyltransferase N-terminal domain-containing protein, which produces MAYTKEEFKQLVTDIQSQDWYKNPIGFGIARVDRGQLNKNKILQATYPVANWEENYGSAAIFLNALKESGVDVDTSKSELVCDLNDKFLEKCIESFRPYIPEAKGQDHKNVQVLSTLASLPIDSGLTADNFKVVFIFEDVEPKSAETVYLKLYALSLGKAKLRSLNLNGAFGKLENCAWVGNQPIELDWLRENEIALKISAKYPKIDMVDKFPRFLSHVIPADNTRILETSKVRFGAQLAGGTTVMPGAAYINFNAGTEGAVMVEGRISSSAIVGAGSDVGGGASILGVLSGTDGVPVSIGENTLLGANSCTGTAIGDSCILDAGVTILPGTKITLSEKAVEQLKEINPNKEIKTVMKGMDFLGVNGVHFRVNSQTGQTVAMRSTREVKLNADLH; this is translated from the coding sequence ATGGCTTACACTAAAGAAGAGTTTAAACAATTAGTAACAGATATTCAATCTCAAGATTGGTATAAAAACCCAATTGGATTTGGTATAGCAAGAGTTGATAGAGGACAATTAAATAAAAATAAAATTTTACAAGCAACTTATCCTGTAGCGAATTGGGAAGAAAATTATGGAAGTGCAGCTATTTTCTTAAATGCTTTAAAAGAGAGTGGTGTTGATGTTGATACTTCAAAATCAGAGTTAGTTTGTGATTTAAATGATAAGTTTTTAGAAAAATGTATAGAGTCTTTTAGACCTTATATTCCAGAAGCAAAAGGGCAAGATCATAAAAATGTTCAAGTATTATCTACACTTGCTTCTTTGCCAATTGATAGTGGTTTAACAGCTGATAATTTTAAAGTTGTATTTATATTTGAAGATGTAGAACCAAAAAGTGCTGAAACAGTATATTTAAAACTTTATGCTTTATCTTTAGGAAAAGCTAAATTAAGAAGTCTAAATTTAAATGGTGCATTTGGTAAATTAGAAAATTGTGCATGGGTTGGAAATCAACCAATTGAATTAGACTGGTTAAGAGAAAATGAGATTGCATTAAAAATTTCTGCTAAATATCCAAAAATTGATATGGTTGATAAATTCCCAAGATTTTTATCTCATGTAATTCCTGCTGATAATACAAGAATCTTAGAGACTTCAAAAGTAAGATTTGGTGCACAACTTGCAGGTGGTACAACTGTAATGCCTGGTGCTGCATATATAAATTTTAATGCAGGAACAGAAGGTGCTGTTATGGTTGAAGGTAGAATATCTTCAAGTGCTATTGTTGGAGCTGGTTCTGATGTTGGGGGAGGAGCTTCAATTCTTGGCGTTCTTTCTGGTACAGATGGTGTTCCTGTTTCAATTGGTGAAAACACTTTACTTGGTGCTAATTCTTGCACAGGTACAGCTATTGGTGATAGTTGTATTCTTGATGCAGGTGTTACAATCTTACCAGGAACAAAAATTACACTTTCAGAAAAAGCTGTTGAGCAATTAAAAGAGATTAATCCAAATAAAGAGATTAAAACAGTTATGAAAGGTATGGATTTCTTAGGTGTTAATGGTGTTCATTTTAGAGTAAATTCTCAAACAGGACAAACTGTAGCAATGAGAAGTACAAGAGAAGTTAAATTAAACGCTGACCTACACTAA
- a CDS encoding murein hydrolase activator EnvC family protein, translated as MIKQIIIISLLCINFLNASSKTIAKKIETNKSILDESKSKKMRTNLKIKILARQIKLQNKELTSLESQIVNVNNDIKEHQNLLETSKKNLDELKEKSKFLIKKKKSNEEQIVDTIIENFTSSIGIKLADESSPKELIDTEIYTLLSEHSKDQILKLNNNYEEVTLNKKENQKQIDKINDYIQERKKKKKELNQLIKHHSKSLKSLEVKHKIYQKELKSVIQKQQELSSLLEKLNILKSQELQREKIAREKRQKRLLALKKKREQQRQKQTNNTQAEVEKRFAEDIDLDVKMIGSSTSGVKISRYRGKKTISPLKSFKVVKNFGKYYDPVYKIKLFNESVILKTNIPKAKVYSIFNGKIVYAKKDAGMLENVVIVQHSNGLHTIYSHLDEIAPTLKVGKWIKKGYVIGRVNDTLNFQATKNSYHIDPKDLFRI; from the coding sequence ATGATTAAACAAATAATTATAATCTCACTGCTTTGTATAAATTTTTTAAATGCATCTAGCAAAACTATTGCAAAAAAAATTGAGACCAATAAATCTATACTTGATGAAAGCAAATCAAAAAAGATGCGAACAAATCTAAAAATAAAGATTTTAGCAAGACAAATAAAATTACAAAACAAAGAATTAACAAGTCTTGAATCTCAAATTGTAAATGTAAATAATGATATTAAAGAACATCAAAATCTTTTAGAAACTTCGAAAAAAAACCTAGATGAATTAAAAGAAAAATCAAAATTTTTAATAAAAAAGAAAAAATCAAATGAAGAACAAATAGTTGATACTATTATTGAAAACTTTACTTCTTCAATAGGAATAAAATTAGCAGATGAAAGCTCTCCTAAAGAATTAATTGATACAGAAATTTATACTTTACTTTCAGAACACTCAAAAGATCAAATACTAAAACTAAATAATAATTATGAAGAAGTTACTTTAAACAAAAAAGAGAATCAAAAACAAATAGATAAAATAAATGATTATATACAAGAAAGAAAAAAGAAAAAGAAAGAGTTAAATCAACTAATCAAGCATCACTCAAAATCATTAAAATCATTGGAAGTTAAACATAAAATTTATCAAAAAGAGTTAAAAAGTGTTATACAAAAACAACAAGAGTTATCATCACTACTAGAAAAACTCAATATCTTAAAATCACAAGAATTACAAAGAGAAAAAATTGCAAGAGAAAAGAGACAAAAAAGACTTCTTGCATTAAAGAAAAAAAGAGAACAGCAAAGACAAAAACAAACCAATAATACACAAGCTGAAGTAGAAAAAAGATTTGCAGAGGATATTGATTTAGATGTTAAAATGATAGGTTCATCTACAAGTGGAGTTAAAATATCAAGATATAGAGGCAAAAAAACTATATCACCTCTAAAAAGTTTCAAGGTTGTAAAAAACTTTGGTAAATATTATGATCCTGTCTATAAAATAAAACTATTTAATGAATCTGTAATATTAAAAACTAATATACCAAAAGCAAAAGTTTACTCTATTTTTAATGGTAAAATAGTTTATGCAAAAAAAGATGCAGGTATGTTAGAGAATGTAGTTATTGTACAACACAGCAATGGATTACATACAATTTATTCACATTTAGATGAAATTGCTCCAACTCTAAAAGTTGGAAAATGGATTAAAAAAGGTTATGTTATTGGAAGAGTAAATGATACATTAAATTTCCAGGCAACAAAAAACTCTTATCATATTGATCCAAAAGATTTATTTAGGATTTAA
- a CDS encoding ABC transporter ATP-binding protein, with protein sequence MLKVRDLEVYYGLIRAVKKISFQVEQGQIVSLIGSNGAGKTSTLKSIVNDVKRKGRIYFEGHNISKLNTPKVIQSGISLVPEGRRVFINLTVDENLRMGAFNNDEKFESLQESMYDLFPRLKQKRKQLAGTMSGGEQQMLAIARALMCSPKLLMLDEPSLGLAPKIIGEVFDIITQLKEDGITILLVEQNAFAALNISDYAYVLENGEIALKDNAKELINSDEIRKKYLGA encoded by the coding sequence ATGCTTAAAGTAAGAGATTTAGAAGTATATTATGGGCTAATAAGAGCTGTTAAAAAGATTAGTTTTCAAGTTGAACAAGGTCAAATTGTATCTTTAATTGGTTCTAATGGTGCTGGAAAGACATCTACATTAAAATCAATTGTAAATGATGTAAAAAGAAAAGGTAGAATATATTTTGAAGGTCATAATATATCAAAACTTAATACTCCTAAAGTTATTCAAAGTGGAATATCTTTAGTTCCCGAAGGAAGAAGAGTTTTTATTAATTTAACAGTTGATGAAAACTTAAGAATGGGTGCTTTTAATAATGATGAGAAATTTGAGTCTTTACAAGAATCAATGTATGATTTATTTCCTAGATTGAAACAAAAAAGAAAACAATTAGCAGGAACTATGAGTGGAGGAGAACAGCAAATGTTAGCAATTGCAAGAGCTTTGATGTGCTCTCCTAAGCTTTTAATGTTAGATGAACCAAGTTTAGGATTAGCTCCTAAAATAATTGGTGAAGTTTTTGATATAATTACACAATTAAAAGAAGATGGTATTACAATTCTTCTAGTAGAACAAAATGCATTTGCAGCACTTAATATTTCAGATTATGCATATGTATTAGAAAATGGTGAGATTGCATTAAAAGATAATGCCAAAGAGTTAATAAACTCAGATGAAATTAGGAAAAAATATTTAGGAGCATAA
- the cobA gene encoding uroporphyrinogen-III C-methyltransferase, with the protein MVYLVGAGPGDIELFTLKAVNILKKADVILYDALVNEEFTQFCKKDSLKINVGKRKGHHIKNQDEINELLIKYAKQKDVVVRLKGGTPFVFGRGYEEVKALKKIGITPIIISGVSSTTSVPESFMIPSIDRSFSDSYRTITGHDLEIFNEIVTSYHKRENLIIMMGAYKAKQIVECLLKKGFPSSTPIAYLSKGTTKDEKCLLFTLEEVSKKDDDFFEELKELTPIITYVGETIKASY; encoded by the coding sequence TTGGTATATTTAGTTGGTGCAGGCCCAGGTGACATAGAACTTTTCACATTAAAAGCTGTAAATATTCTAAAAAAAGCAGATGTAATATTATATGATGCATTAGTAAATGAAGAGTTTACTCAATTTTGTAAAAAAGACTCTTTAAAAATTAATGTAGGAAAAAGAAAAGGTCATCATATCAAAAATCAAGATGAAATAAATGAACTTCTTATAAAATATGCAAAACAAAAAGACGTTGTTGTAAGATTAAAAGGTGGAACTCCATTTGTATTTGGCCGAGGATATGAAGAAGTAAAAGCTTTAAAAAAAATAGGAATAACTCCTATAATTATTTCAGGTGTTTCTTCAACTACAAGTGTTCCTGAAAGTTTTATGATACCTTCTATTGATAGAAGTTTTTCAGATTCATATAGAACAATTACTGGACATGATTTAGAAATTTTCAATGAAATTGTAACTTCATATCATAAAAGAGAAAATTTAATTATTATGATGGGTGCATATAAAGCAAAACAGATAGTTGAATGCTTACTAAAAAAAGGGTTTCCATCTTCTACTCCAATTGCTTATTTAAGTAAGGGTACAACAAAAGATGAAAAATGTTTGTTATTTACTTTAGAAGAAGTATCAAAAAAAGATGATGACTTTTTTGAAGAATTAAAAGAATTAACTCCTATTATTACATATGTAGGTGAGACGATAAAGGCATCTTATTAA
- a CDS encoding cell division FtsX domain-containing protein: MKFLKNILAFVIPLCAMLITFTLYLFTQNTVEKYKKKIADDYSIVVITNTPLIKEKLNEIAGMKVKKITTLKKEKIINDIKSNLSSTSIELLRQKLPNFYKIHLENFPTTTQLNSIKDELYKNNNIRKVEIFSKNHNQVYLLLLLINEISFILFIVILIFSVLILAKQIQIWFYEHQEKIAILQLHGASILYSSSTIIKYAIFSSFLAFFIVAGVFSFLVTNLTMVFPVELNDIVDVEMSLSKELFKLFFLSFGISILTIFGVLIKYKLKND, from the coding sequence ATGAAGTTTCTTAAAAATATTTTAGCTTTTGTAATACCATTATGTGCAATGCTAATAACATTTACACTATATTTATTTACTCAAAATACAGTAGAAAAATATAAAAAGAAGATTGCAGATGATTATTCTATAGTTGTTATAACAAATACTCCTTTAATAAAAGAGAAATTAAATGAAATTGCTGGGATGAAAGTAAAAAAAATAACAACTTTAAAAAAAGAAAAAATTATAAATGATATAAAATCAAATCTATCTAGCACTTCAATTGAATTATTAAGACAAAAATTACCAAATTTTTATAAAATTCATTTAGAAAACTTTCCTACGACTACTCAATTAAATAGTATAAAAGATGAACTTTATAAGAATAATAATATTAGAAAAGTAGAGATCTTTTCTAAAAATCATAATCAAGTATATTTATTACTTCTTTTGATAAATGAAATAAGTTTTATTTTATTTATTGTGATTTTAATTTTTTCAGTATTAATTTTAGCAAAACAGATACAAATATGGTTTTATGAACATCAAGAAAAAATAGCAATACTTCAGCTTCATGGTGCTTCAATTTTATATAGTTCCTCAACAATAATTAAATATGCAATTTTTAGTTCATTTTTAGCATTTTTTATTGTTGCAGGAGTATTCTCATTTTTAGTTACTAATTTAACAATGGTATTTCCTGTTGAATTAAATGATATAGTTGATGTTGAGATGTCTTTAAGTAAAGAGTTATTTAAACTTTTCTTTTTATCTTTTGGTATTTCTATTCTAACAATCTTTGGTGTGTTAATTAAGTATAAATTGAAAAATGATTAA
- a CDS encoding cell division ATP-binding protein FtsE, with amino-acid sequence MIKAKNIYLAYDENKFIIKKGSFTINSKEFIFIGGTSGSGKSTLLKSFYGDIGLKHGSLNIDGLEMFNVSSKNLRKLRRDIGIIFQDYKLINEWTIEENIMIPLKINGYSTEVSRDQANKLLAHVKLGHRAGYYPNELSGGEQQRVAVARALAHNPKLIIADEPTGNLDDYSAEVVWNLLKGANEQLGITVVVVTHRVPKNFGIRFRQLSIEDGIIYEVS; translated from the coding sequence ATGATAAAAGCAAAAAATATCTACTTAGCATACGATGAAAATAAATTTATTATAAAAAAAGGTAGTTTTACTATCAACAGTAAAGAGTTTATTTTTATTGGTGGTACAAGTGGTAGTGGTAAATCAACGCTTTTAAAATCTTTTTATGGAGACATAGGATTAAAACATGGAAGTTTAAATATCGATGGATTAGAGATGTTTAATGTATCTTCTAAAAACTTAAGAAAACTACGAAGAGATATAGGAATTATTTTCCAAGATTATAAACTTATAAATGAATGGACAATTGAAGAGAATATTATGATTCCTCTAAAAATCAATGGTTACTCAACAGAAGTTTCAAGAGACCAAGCAAATAAACTTTTAGCCCATGTAAAACTTGGTCATAGAGCAGGATACTACCCAAATGAACTAAGTGGTGGGGAACAACAAAGAGTTGCTGTTGCAAGAGCCCTTGCACATAATCCAAAACTAATAATTGCAGATGAACCAACAGGAAACTTAGATGACTATTCTGCTGAAGTTGTTTGGAATTTATTAAAAGGTGCAAATGAACAGTTAGGAATTACAGTTGTTGTTGTAACACATAGAGTACCTAAAAACTTTGGTATAAGATTTAGACAATTATCAATAGAAGATGGAATAATATATGAAGTTTCTTAA
- the trmB gene encoding tRNA (guanosine(46)-N7)-methyltransferase TrmB → MPHIVFNNDKEIKIPFEKNGVSFTFMAKSYNFTEDARREEYKIGVNYDNKDFLLTLKNKDENKMLKFDKVTRVTPITLVKDALNAYVEAIDANVVFSNTNSFNQKVEPKKEYLKDINYFVNEFKTDKEIQIEIGFGSGRHLLYQAKNNPDVQFIGLEIHTPSIEQLLKQLKIQNITNVLVVNYDARLFMEFINSNKVGKIFVHFPVPWDKKPHRRIYSNEFIDEALRVLKIDGTLELRTDSRKYFDYCIDLLTNLNSGRITVDINKDLEVSSKYEDRWKKQGKNIYDVVLQCQKEDKKINLKHDFSFGKIDLENFKKNMTNKPMVDENFFIHIEDLFLLEEENSALIQVTLGSFNRPLSKFIFVKNNIAHYLQGNPLPTSANIKAHERLKEILK, encoded by the coding sequence ATGCCGCACATAGTATTTAATAATGATAAAGAGATAAAAATACCATTTGAAAAAAATGGTGTCTCTTTTACTTTCATGGCTAAATCTTATAATTTTACAGAAGATGCCAGAAGAGAAGAGTATAAAATTGGTGTAAACTACGATAATAAAGATTTTTTACTTACACTAAAAAATAAAGATGAAAACAAAATGTTGAAGTTTGATAAAGTTACAAGAGTAACTCCTATCACTTTAGTAAAAGATGCACTAAATGCATATGTTGAAGCAATAGATGCTAATGTTGTATTTTCTAATACAAATAGCTTTAATCAAAAAGTAGAGCCTAAAAAAGAGTATTTAAAAGATATAAATTATTTTGTAAATGAGTTTAAAACTGATAAAGAGATTCAAATAGAGATTGGTTTTGGTAGTGGTAGACATCTACTTTATCAAGCAAAAAACAATCCAGATGTTCAGTTCATAGGACTTGAAATTCATACTCCTTCAATTGAGCAACTTTTAAAACAATTAAAAATTCAAAATATAACAAATGTATTAGTAGTAAACTATGATGCAAGATTATTTATGGAGTTTATAAACTCAAATAAAGTAGGAAAAATATTTGTACATTTTCCTGTACCTTGGGATAAAAAACCTCATAGAAGAATCTACTCAAATGAGTTTATTGATGAAGCATTAAGAGTTCTTAAAATTGATGGTACTTTAGAGTTAAGAACAGATAGTAGAAAATATTTTGATTACTGTATAGATTTATTAACAAATTTAAATAGTGGTCGAATTACTGTTGATATAAACAAAGACTTAGAAGTATCAAGTAAATATGAAGATAGATGGAAAAAACAAGGTAAGAATATCTACGATGTAGTTTTACAATGTCAAAAAGAAGATAAAAAAATAAACTTAAAACATGATTTTTCTTTTGGAAAGATAGATTTAGAGAATTTCAAAAAGAATATGACTAATAAACCTATGGTTGATGAGAATTTCTTTATTCATATAGAAGATCTATTTTTACTTGAAGAAGAAAATTCTGCACTTATTCAAGTAACATTAGGAAGTTTTAATAGACCTCTTAGTAAATTTATATTTGTAAAAAACAATATTGCACACTATTTACAAGGAAATCCTCTTCCTACAAGTGCAAACATAAAAGCTCATGAAAGGTTAAAAGAGATTTTAAAATAA
- a CDS encoding winged helix-turn-helix domain-containing protein, translating into MENKYNIGGQIWVQKDGGNFMGPGRIKLLEKLIVNSNLKIAAQEANIDYDIALKNIKAINKIANEPLAIKQADENSYEITLYGKKIIDSYNKLKKEHEKLLLDINKRFIKDIES; encoded by the coding sequence ATGGAAAATAAATATAATATCGGTGGACAAATTTGGGTTCAAAAAGATGGTGGAAATTTTATGGGACCTGGACGTATAAAATTATTAGAGAAATTAATTGTTAATTCAAATCTAAAAATCGCAGCACAAGAAGCAAATATTGATTATGATATTGCACTTAAAAATATTAAAGCGATAAATAAAATAGCAAATGAGCCATTAGCTATAAAACAAGCAGATGAAAATAGTTATGAAATAACGTTATATGGTAAAAAGATAATTGATTCATACAATAAGTTAAAAAAAGAGCATGAGAAGCTTCTTTTGGATATTAATAAAAGATTTATTAAAGATATTGAGTCTTAA
- a CDS encoding MarC family protein has translation MLSLNEYIQVFIGIMAIFSPLSAIPIFISLTATSSQEDKNQTAKTVALAAGIAGIVSVWIGEYILLFFGISIAAFKIAGGILLLLMSINMLNAEIPKAKHTKNELEEAKNTSKEIAIVPLAIPLIAGPGAISTIIIFSQKSHSFMHLIIMSLIITTLALYIWGILRMSTYINKKLGITGINVVSRVMGLLLASISVQFIISGLTLVFPFLTK, from the coding sequence GTGTTATCACTTAATGAATATATACAAGTTTTTATTGGTATTATGGCAATTTTTAGTCCATTGTCAGCCATACCAATTTTTATATCATTAACAGCAACTTCTTCTCAAGAAGATAAAAATCAAACTGCAAAAACAGTAGCCTTGGCAGCTGGAATTGCTGGTATTGTTTCTGTATGGATTGGTGAATATATATTACTATTTTTTGGAATTTCAATTGCAGCATTTAAAATAGCAGGAGGTATTTTATTACTTCTTATGTCTATTAATATGTTAAATGCAGAAATACCAAAAGCAAAACATACAAAAAATGAATTAGAAGAAGCAAAAAACACATCAAAAGAAATAGCAATTGTACCTTTAGCAATCCCTTTAATTGCTGGTCCTGGTGCAATTTCTACAATTATCATTTTTTCTCAAAAAAGTCATAGTTTTATGCATCTTATTATAATGAGTTTAATTATTACTACTTTAGCTTTATACATTTGGGGAATATTAAGAATGTCAACTTATATTAATAAAAAATTAGGGATTACAGGAATTAATGTAGTTTCAAGGGTAATGGGATTACTTCTTGCATCAATTTCAGTTCAATTTATAATCTCTGGATTGACTTTAGTTTTTCCTTTTTTAACAAAATAG